A stretch of the Lolium perenne isolate Kyuss_39 chromosome 3, Kyuss_2.0, whole genome shotgun sequence genome encodes the following:
- the LOC139838053 gene encoding uncharacterized protein, giving the protein MPPRRDPEMQQLMEAQAQLMQMMTQFLANQNNPNNNNNNNPPPPQIDMLTRFLRLRPEKFSKAADPMMANDWLRAVNKDLVTVGCTDAEKVRFAAHLLEGPAATWWENFQITHPIANATWEIFEDGFRTAHISSGVMNLKKKEFHNLKQGHRTVAEYIDEFSSLARYAPDDVDTDAKRKDKFLDGLNDDLSVQLSVAYVPTYQALCDKATILESKLKEVEQKKRKHNFNKYGSEPPHKMRSYGEGSGGSGYHKYGGNDGGNKHQYNKGNGHNHNGHKSHNQHNSGRGYGNHHGGNNGHNHNNDNRFVKNDLSGVECFKCKKTGHYATNCPEKKTDEAKKPNPFQKGHVNHVNVEEVFDEPDAVIGMDWMIAYEGIIDCAKRSISLTTPEKKRIRFRSTFELKGSKLNSLKEVSLEDVLVVREYPDVFPEVLPGMPPDRDVEFIIELLPGTGPIAKRPYKMDVEELKELKKQLREQIEKGFIRPSSSSWGAPVLFVEKKDSSKRLVMDYRSLNEVTIKNKYPLPNINDLFDQLKGAKVFSKIDLRSGYFQLKIREEDIPKTAFTTRYGLYEYTVMSFGLTNAPAYFMTMMNKVFMEYLDKFVVVFIDDILIYSKDDAEHEKHLRLIMEKLREHKLYAKFKCRRDPEFLRTCRILSEVY; this is encoded by the exons ATGCCGCCTCGTCGTGATCCCGAGATGCAACAGCTGATGGAGGCACAGGCACAACTAATGCAGATGATGACCCAATTTCTGGCAAATCAGAACAAtccgaacaacaacaacaacaacaatccaccACCACCACAGATTGATATGCTAACTAGGTTTCTGAGGCTTCGACCTGAGAAGTTTTCCAAAGCAGCAGACCCAATGATGGCCAATGATTGGCTTCGTGCAGTAAACAAGGACTTGGTGACAGTAGGGTGCACTGATGCCGAGAAAGTCAGGTTTGCTGCTCATCTGTTAGAAGGACCTGCAGCCACTTGGTGGGAAAATTTCCAAATCACTCATCCTATTGCAAATGCGACTTGGGAAATCTTTGAAGATGGGTTTCGTACTGCTCATATCTCTTCAGGAGTAATGAATCTGAAGAAGAAGGAATTTCACAACCTCAAGCAAGGCCATCGTACAGTGGCGGAGTACATTGATGAATTTAGTAGTTTGGCACGCTATGCGCCAGACGATGTTGATACTGATGCTAAGAGGAAGGATAAGTTCCTTGATGGTCTGAATGACGACTTGTCTGTTCAGTTGTCTGTGGCATATGTGCCTACTTATCAAGCCTTGTGTGACAAAGCTACTATCTTAGAAAGCAAGCTAAAGGAAGTTGAGCAAAAGAAGAGGAAGCACAACTTTAACAAGTATGGTTCAGAACCACCACACAAGATGCGCTCATATGGTGAAGGCAGCGGAGGTTCAGGATATCACAAGTATGGAGGAAATGATGGTGGGAATAAACATCAGTACAACAAGGGAAATGGCCACAACCATAATGGCCATAAGAGTCATAACCAGCACAACTCTGGGAGGGGATATGGCAACCACCATGGAGGCAACAATGGCCATAACCACAACAATGACAATCGTTTTGTGAAGAACGATCTCAGCGGGGTGGAATGCTTCAAGTGCAAGAAGACGGGACACTATGCTACTAATTGCCCTGAGAAGAAGACCGATGAAGCAAAGAAGCCGAACCCATTTCAAAAGGGGCATGTGAATCATGTCAATGTGGAAGAAGTGTTCGATGAACCTGATGCAGTTATCG ggatggattggatgATTGCTTATGAAGGCATTATAGATTGTGCCAAGCGATCCATTTCTCTCACTACCCCAGAGAAGAAACGGATCCGCTTCAGGTCCACTTTTGAGCTAAAAGGCTCCAAGCTAAATTCTCTTAAGGAGGTTAGTCTAGAGGATGTACTTGTTGTGAGAGAGTATCCGGATGTGTTCCCAGAAGTGTTGCCAGGAATGCCACCTGACAGAGATGTTGAGTTTATCATTGAATTGTTGCCCGGTACTGGACCCATAGCCAAGAGACCGTATAAGATGGATGTTGAGGAACTAAAGGAGCTAAAGAAACAACTCAGGGAGCAAATAGAGAAAGGTTTTATTCGACCTAGTTCATCATCTTGGGGAGCACCTGTACTGTTCGTAGAGAAGAAAGACTCTAGCAAAAGATTGGTGATGGACTATCGTTCACTAAATGAGGTGACGATTAAAAACAAGTACCCATTGCCCAACATCAatgacttgttcgaccaactaaAGGGAGCAAAGgtattctccaagatagatcttcgaTCAGGTTACTTCCAGTTGAAGATAAGGGAGGAGGACATACCCAAGACCGCCTTTACCACAaggtatgggttgtatgagtatacTGTTATGTCTTTTGGACTAACGAATGCTCCAGCCTACTTCATGACTATGATGAACAAGGTGTTCAtggagtacttggacaagtttgtggtggTATTCattgatgacatattgatataTTCAAAGGATGATGCCGAGCACGAGAAACATTTGCGCCTGATCATGGAGAAGCTTAGAgaacacaagttgtatgccaaattCA AATGCAGGAGAGATCCGGAGTTTCTTAGGActtgcaggatactatcggaggttTATTGA